The genomic interval GAATCGTCGGGAAGAGAACGAGCAGCTCTACTCGCTTGGTTTACATGATCTTTCAGCCCGTGAGGTTTACCTAGCTTCCGAATGTCGCCACCGGAACGGTGAGCTCTTACCTCCCCTTTTCACTATCACCTTCCGAAACTCCGAAGAGTGAAGGAAGGCTACCTATTTTCTGCTGCACTTTCTGTACCCATCTAATTACTCAGATGAATCCTTCCTGTTAGGAAGCACGGTTACTCTATGCTGCCCGGACTTTCCTCCCTCCATCAAAAGACGAACGGCGACAGTCGGCTTGCTTCATACAAAGGTAAGTTTATTTTAGGAACTTAGAAGAAGTATATCCATCTGCAAACAAAACAACTAACGAATAGTTGCCCGTTGCAAGCTCGGAAACGTCAATCGTTTGATGGATACTCGTTGCAGGTATTTTGTTCCAAATGCGGCCAGAGGCATCAATAATGATATAACTGACTGGCATTTTAGCTACTGAAACATGGAGCTCATTCACAACTGGATTTGGATAAACGGAAACCGTTGCTTCACTCTCTTTCAAGCCCAATCCATTAAAATTATCTCGGTATTCAATGGCAGTTACTGTTTCATTTCCAGCCAGTTCATTGGTACGAATTTTCATCACCGCTTCTTTATCTGATGTTGATCTCCATTCATACTCATGAGTTTTAGGAATTGGAATTGGAACCCAAAAACTAAATCCTTGCACGGTCATATAAATCGAATCTAACTCATCAATTACATGGTGGATTCTCAAAGCATCAAACTGACCAAATGGTGTTTTCACTGTTCCCCATCCATCTACATTGCTCACACGATGGCGGTACTGTCTCCATTTCGCATCGTATATTGGATTTAAATCCAACTTGGTAAATCCCCTAGATTCATAACTATCACCATAAGTCATTGGAAGTACATATCGTGTTTCAATTGTATCAGAACGGAAGCCTAATCCTTGTCCACTTATTACTAATTCATATCCAACGGATGTAACCGCAGTTGCTGTTTTGCGTGTAAATCCATTCATCTCTTCAATCGAAATCGGCAAAAACGTAGAAACTTGATCAATGGGTAAATCTGTTGATGAATTGTAATAGGTAGCTCTATAATTGATTGATGCTAAACTCCCGAACAAAAACGTAGACAAGCCAGACAATTGACTAGGAGAAATTGTAACCAAATTGCGTTGATCTTGTGGAACCATCGTGGAGAAATCCCACGTATAATTTGCACCAGTTGTTGAATAATCAATTGTAGGATCTGTTAACGTACTGAAAACGTATGTTTCACTTGGACCTGGAAAATTTTGATCTGTTAAAGTTATTTGCCCAAAAGTCATGGGACTAATAGCTAGTAAAGGGAGTAGCAAATGTTTCATTCTAAAGTAGTTTCAACAAATATATGAATACTTATCGAACACTTCTACACTCGAATTTCTCAATTACTGTAAGAATGAAAAAACTTACTTCCCAAATGTTTTTCTCAGAACAATTTGTCCATTCAATGGAAATCCAGCAGCTTTTCCTAAGTAATAATCGGTGTGAAAGGGTCTTAAAACATCTGCATTTATTTTTGCTCCAATACTGTAAGTTGGGGCAAAACGGTAATAATATTGGAAACCAAATTCCATACTCATGGTACTAGAATGTTGAACTTTCCCCGTATAGCTAGCAGTTCTTGTTACAACCTGATTTTCTGTTATCTGTTCTTTCCCGTGCATAAACAACTGAATCCCAGGAATAACACCAAAAGCAATTTCTGAACGACCAAATTGGTAACCAAATTTAATTGGTAGATCAATCGAATACAATTGTTTTACAGAAACACTTCTTACTATTCCGGGAGAGAAATTAGTCTCTTGATAGTTCAAACCTCCAAATCCTTCCATACGAGCCTGCAAACCAAAAGTGATAGATGTTTGATCCATTTTCACGGAATAACCTGCGCCTAAAACTGCGCCTGCAACCAAGTTTCTTTTTGTGTCATTAGACAAATAAGGCGATTGACCTAAGGTTGGCCCCAATTCCACATACCAATTATTTAGACTTGGCAACTCTTTTTTCAATCTTTCTTCTGGAATAACGATACCATCTGTATTGCCCTTAAGTTCAATGAAATCCAACTTTGAAAAGCTTAAATCTTCCAAATTGGAAACTTGCTCTTTTAGTTGAATCGAATCTGTAGCTAAACCTTCAGTATTTGAATCTGGAGAATCTGTTTTCACTAGTTCATCTTGAAGAGCCAGGTTGGTTTCTTTTTTCAGATTTGGCGCAACTTGAATCTTTTGAACTTTGGTTTTAATGGTCGTTATCGTTTCTTCTTTCACTGTATTTTCAACTACGGAAACGAGTTGCTGTTGTTCTTTAATTCTAGTGTCCGCATTTTTATTCGAAACAGAATCATTCGTTGATTGATGAGCAAGTTCTGTGATAACTGAATGATTGGAAGGATAGTAAATCAAAAACAAACCTAATGCAAGAGTTGCAGCAAGGGAAATCCACGGCAATAAAATTCGCTTTTTAGTTTCTGTCGGCAACATTGCTTCCATTTCAGACCAAAACTCAGGAACGAAAAGAGGCTCAGAACCTTCAACAGCGTGCGCATCGCGGAACAATTGATCCAGCTCGTCGTCGCTAATATGTCTTTTTGCATCTTTCATACTACAAAGCGTTTTTCGTGTCTATTCTCCATCAAATCAATACGCTCTCTGAGTAATTTGCGAGCAGTTGAAAGATGCCATTTGGAAGTTCCTTCGGTAATTTCTAATAAATCTCCAATTTCTTTATGGTTGTACCCGTCAATCACATACAACGTAAAAACATGAGCTGAAATGGGTGGAATTGTCTTCAATAAATCTAGGATTTCTTGATAACTCAGTTCCATTGCACCTAAATTTTCTACTTTTTCAGCAGCATTCGCCAATTCACCTTCTGTTTCTCTAGCTACAATTGTTTGATTGTGATTCTTGTTTTTTCGATATTCATCAATCAAGGTATTTACTATAATTCGTTTTGCCCAAGCGGGGAAATTTAATTCATCTAAATCAACATTTTTCAATCCCGTAACAATCTTCAAAAACCCATTATTCAATGCAAATCGCGCATCTTCATGATTGGTGTAATAGCGTAAACACAGACGAATAAACTGCCTATAACAATACTCATAAAGCGCTTTTTGCGAGCGTCTATCATTTTCAGCCGACCCTACTAATATCTGTTTGGTTACTTGCATTTCCCGGGTTCAAAATTGTTCATTCACAAGGCGAAATATTAAAAATTCGAACTTGTTATTTAGGTATAACGTCTTATCTTTACAATTGGTTGGAAATTACTCAAAAATGTTGACACTAAATTTGATAAGACACGCAAAAACGAATCAAGTCTCCCCTACTGGTGAAGATTATGACCGTGCGCTACTTGATAAAGGAGTGTCTCAAGCCAATGTTTTGGGAAATTACATTCAAACACATCATATTTCTTTGGGGAAGGTCATTTGTTCAAGTGCCGTGCGAACCCAACAAACCCGATCCATTATCTGTCAACACCTCTCGGAGCAGTGTGATTTTGCTTTTTCACGAAAATTATACCTCTGCTCTCATTCAGAAATTCTAAGTGTGATTGAGCAAGTTGGAAAAGACGAAAAAACAGTCACAATTGTTGGTCATAATGAAGGTATTTCAGATTTAGCAAGTCATTTATCTGGAGAATTCGTTCACTTGCGGACTTCGGAAATGATTTCGTTCACTTTTCCATTTGATTCTTGGGAATATTTAATTGGCGGAACTGGCGTGATTACTTTTCAGTATCGCCCTGCGGTTTTTCTTCCTCTTCCAATTTCGTAGTTGGATTGATGTGATAAATGACCTGAAACGGTACTCCTGGATTTAATTCTTGCTGTTCTCGAATCATCTGCTCAAATAAGATTCGTTGCTCCATTTCTTCTTGATTTCGTTTCCAAATACCTTCCAAATCTGGAGGTTCTATTCCCATTTCACGTTCAATTTCGTATTGAAATTTTGGACTTACAGGTCCTTTTTTACGGTAAAAGATTGCCAATAAAACTCCCACAGTAAATCCTCCGAAATGTCCCTCCCAAGAAATCGATGGCTCCATTGGAAAAATTCCCCAAATCATACTTCCGTAGAGAAAGATAATTGCCAAAGAAATTCCTTGAAGGGCTTTCACTCTTCTAAAAAAACCTGAAATAAATAGAAAACCAAAAAGCGCATAAATAACACCACTCATTCCAATATGATAAGCGCCATTATCTTGGGCTACCCACCAAACAATGAATCCAGTTCCGAACCAGGAAATCAGAAATACTTTTAGAGCAATTTCACGGTAATAATAAATGACTGCAGCTAAAAGCAAGTAAGTTGGTAATGAATTATTGAGAATGTGTTTTACACTCGAAGGATCATGTAATAATGGCATGAAAAACAATCCCTTCCAACTGCTCCATTGCCTTGGACGAATTCCCCACTCAATCAAACTCGATCCACCAGAAGTAGTTTCAAGTAACCAGATTACCCAGCAAAGGAGTAACAAAAGCAAAGGATAAATCAATGCTTCAGCCGCACTTCCATCAGAAGCAATACTTCTTCTTATTTTAGTTTGTGTTCTCACGGATGGCGCTCGTCAAAAAGCAAACCGAAATTTAAACCCTGACAGATTGGCATTTAGCTGAATTTATAATTGTAAGAAATGGTTCAAGAATTTAAAAGTTCAACATTCGCAATTCGTGTCCGGATGGTTATCGGGACGTAATTCGTAACTTCGAAGGATGAAGTTAAAAAACAGCTTACCACTACTTATTTGTTTGAGCTTATTGCCTTTTGTCTCCTCTGGACAGGACAATCACTATTGGAACGATCAATTTGGAATTAAGGCTACTGCTTTGGGCGGAGCGGCTGTTGGGGGCTTAAATGATTACTCCATGGTTTATTACAATGCGGCAGCGATGACATTGGTAGAAAAAAGAGCATTGTCCTTTTCCATGAATGCCTATCAGATTCGGAAATTCAAGCAGCAAAACTCACTAGGTCCTGCCCAAGATCTTCAAAGCACTGAATTTTCTGTGGTCCCCAATATGGTAGCAGGCATTACATCGCTAAAAAAGTTTAAGAAAGTGCGAGTTGGCTATATGCTCTTATCCAAAAATGTACACAACAGCAAGTTAAACTCCCTTCATTCAGGAAGATACGATGTAATTGATCTTCCTGGAGAAGAAAACTATGTTTCCAGGTATGCCCAAGAAATACGCAACATTGAATATTCTGTTGGATTTGGAATTTCCTATAATGCAACACCTCATTTATCCGTCGGATTAACACATATGGGAATTTTTAAAGGTGTCAGGTATTACAATGATTACTCGATTACGGTACTTCCTCAAGACACTTCTTCCTCTCAAGACACCCGCCTTTCATCCAATATCACCTTTAATTATTGGGATGTAAAGGCCATGTTTAAGCCATCCATATTGATTCATTATCCCAAGTTCCGAATAGGTTTTACGGCAACACTCCCTATATTTAATATTCTTGGAAGAGGAACTTTTCTTCGGGAATTTTCCACACTCAATCTCGATGGAGAGGGACTTCTTCCTTTCGATATTTCAATTGCATCAAAAGCAACAAAAACCAAGGTTCAACACAAAAATCCAGCTTCGTTCAGTTTAGGGTTAAGTGCACAAATAAGTGATAAGGTATGGGCGCATCTTACTGCTGAAACATTCCTTAAACAAAACTATTATTTGGTTCACAATGATCCGACCATGGCTCAACATTATCCTGAATTCATCAGTGATTCGGTGATTGTTGAACTATTTGGCGGGCAAAAATTTCTTTCTTATGGTGAAGGAGCTAGATCAGTAACAAATATCGGATTAGGTATTGAGGTTGAATTATCAGAAAGGGCTGGAATTCAATTCGGCGGACATACTGATTTCAATTACAACAAGTATCCGATTTACACATTTACAAGGCAGACCATTCAATCATCTCAATACAACCGCTTGGTGTTTGCTTTAGGTGGAAACTTAGACTTAAAGGGTGGAAAACGTGCTTCTATGGTTTTCGAATTCGGATTTGCGCTTCCAAAAACAACGAATTACACAATTGATTTTACGACTCCCAATGTGGCAAGAAATGGATTAACAGGTGATTCTGCTCCAGGTGTGAGAACCCAAGCATATTCGTACCGTGTGATGATTGAATTGACTTTGGGGAAACTATTGAAGTAATTGTAAGCTATTAGAATACGAGTTACGAATGATTCAAAAATGTTTAAATTACTTAAAACTCAATCATTCCTAATTTGTATTTTAGACGCATGAAAGCAAAAAACGCCTTAACACTTCTGTTTGTGAGCTTCTTAAGCCTCTATTCCAATGGCCAAGATTACCATTACTGGACCGATCAATTTGGAATTAAAGCAACTGCATTAGGAGGAGCTGCTATATCTGGTTTAGACGATCATTCAATGGTTTATTACAATGCGGCGGCTATGACCTTGGTAAAAAATCCCAGCCTTTCTTTTTCAATCAATGCCTATCAGTACCGTACCTTCAAACAGAAAGACGCGCTTGGCCCCAATCAGAACCTAGAGAGCTCAGACTTCTCGACCATTCCAAATATGATGACAGGAATTTTCACTCCCAAAAAATTTCCCAAATGGCATCTAGGTTATAGTGTTCTCTCCAAAAATGGATTCAACAATAAATTAGATTTGTTTCATTCTGGTAGATACGATGTAATTGATCTTCCCGGAGAAGAGAACTTTGTTTCTTCCTTTGCACAAGAGATACACAATGGAGAATACTGGGCTGGAATTGGAATTTCCTACGATGCAACACCTCATTTGTCTTTTGGATTAACGCATATGGGAGTTTACAAAAGCACGAAATATTACAACAACTACTCCATCTCAGTACTTCCAGCAGACACCTCATCTTCGGAAGTAACCCAATTTAACTCAACCATCTCCTTTAATTACTGGAATGTAAAGGCCATTTTCAAGCCTTCTATATTGCTTCATTACCCGAAATTTCGGGTTGGATTTGTAGCGACTCTTCCTTCCTTAAATATTCTTGGAAAAGGGAATTTTTTCAGGGAAATATCTACTCTAAATATGGATGATGTCCTTCCTTTTGATTTAACCGTTACTTCAAGAGCCACTAAAAGCAAAGTCAAACATCGAAATCCAACTTCTTTTAGTCTTGGAGTAAGCGCTCAACTTGGACAAAAATTATGGGTTCACCTTACTGCGGAAACCTTTTTGAAACAGTCTTATTATTTGATTCATAAAGACCCAACCAATGCCCAACATTACCCAGACTTCATCAATGATTCATTGATTACAGTCATTTTTGGAAATCAGAAGTTCCTTTCCTACGGAGAAGAATACAAAGCTGTAACAAACTTTGGATTAGGCATCGACATTCAAGCTACAGAACAACTAGGAATTCAGCTTGGGGGACGAACCGATTTCAACTACAACACCTTTTCGAACTATGAATTTGCAAGACAAATTATCCAAATAACCTCATACGACAGGCTAATTTCATCCATCGGAGGAAATTTGACTCTAAAAAGTGGGAAGCGAATTGCTCTAGCATTTGAATTTGGATTTGCAATTCCTAAAACAACTGATTATTTAGTCGATTTTACAACACCTAATGAATCTAGAAATGGATTGACAGGAGATCCTGGTACGGGAGTAAAAACCAGCGCATATTCCTATCGGGTCATGTTTGAATTGACGCTAGGGAAACTGGGTAAATAATGTCAATTTTGAAATTTACTATTCTATCTGGTACAGTTTGACTCACCGAAAACTTAAAAAAATAATGATGGAACCAATTGCTAGCCAGAACCAAAAGGTGCGATCAATAACAGTCATTACTCTTAATTTATACTCTTTCATGATTTTCGCTTGTGTTTTTATTTCTACAAAGCTAAATCATCCTTTTTGCATGCTCATTAAGCAGTTGTGAATCATTCATTAAATCAAATATCGCTTCCACTTCATCGAACAGTTTTTTTGAATATTCCAGAAAACAAGAAAAAGAGGTGAAACCTAAATAACACATTCTTTATTTAGGTTTTTAGAGAAAATGTTTGGATTCATAAAATCAATGATCTTATGAAATGCCACTTTTTTCTATTCTTTCGTAATTGCCGGTATTAAATATTCCTGCATGATCTTTTCAACTTGTTTATGGCCGTATGCTTTATTATAAGCTGTTGCAGTAATCACAATTACAATCGGCTGATCTTTAAAAATAAAAATTCGATTGCCTCCATTCCCACTTGAATAATAAACTTCATAACCCACCCCATTTACTGTGTACGTTTTGTTCCAAAATAAATAGCCATAATATTCGCCTTCGGAAATTTTCATTTGGTGTGATAAACTTTTGGCAACCCATTCTTCTGGCAGAATTTGTTGACCATTCCAAGCTCCTTCATTTTTATATAATTGCCCAAATTTCGCAAAGTCCAAGGAACGCAATCGTAAACCGCCTGCTGTATTCGCAACTCTTTGGGGTGTGAACTCCCATTTATAGTTCGTAATGCCAAGCGGCTGAAACAGATTTTTAGTCGCATATTTTTCTAAACCAGCTGGGACAGATTTATTTATTACGTCGCCAAGAACTACAACACCAGCCGTAAAGTAATCCCACTGCTTGTCTGCTACTTTCGTTTTGTCAATGGGCAGATTTAAGGTAAAGTCAACCCAATTTTTTGTTGGATACATTTTCTCCTCATTACCAAGTGATTCCGAATTCATATCGGAACCGTCAAAAGTAGAGCTCATGGTCAACAAACTTTTCAAAGTAACGCTATCTTTTGAGGACGAATAGTTTTGAAAAGATTTTAGGTTGTAAAACTCGTTTAAGGTTTGCGCTTCGCTTTTTATGTAACCGTCTTTTATTGCAATCCCTAAAAGGGTTGACGCGAATGATTTTCCAACAGAACGCATGTCGTGAAGTGACTTTCTGGTCGCTCCGTTAAAATACTCTTCCAGCAATAGTTTGCCCTCTTTTAGTACAACAACACTTGTAATTTCTTTATAAAATTGCGTTGCTATTTTTCTATTGAGTTCTTCGATTTTACCCGTATCGATTTTACTCGTTGAAATCTGCCAGTCTTTAAGCGGTTTTATGGTTTGAATTTGAACCAATTTTTCATCGACTTTTATCTCTGGAACGATAATTTTCAATTCTCCTTGGGCAATAACAGAACCAGTGAGGACTTCTGTTAGTTTTAAGTAAGGTCTGATTTCGATTTTAAGAAGATGTTCTCCTGTTGTAAATGCTTCTTGTCCGCCATTAGCAAAAAACCGATTCCAGAGAAACCTACCCCAAGAATCTTCATTGGATGAACTGATTAAAGGAACTCTAAACAGGTTTTTTTGATTTTTACTGTCAGCAGTCCCAGCCCCAACATTGAGATTTTCAACATACACCTTTTCATTGTCTACTAAAAATGTGAATTGGTAATTTCCATTTTTTATAAGCTCCTCAGCTGGTAGTTCAGGCGAAAGTAAATGCAGGTAATTTGTTAATGAATTGCCTAAAAAAACGCGGATATTCAGATCCGTTTTCTCTTTTAACTCAACCGATGTTAAAAAGTCAGATTGCTTAAAGTTTTCCATCGGAACGGTCTTTCCCATAAAAGCAATTCTACCGATGTTTGCTTTATGAACTGGATAAACAATACTGTCGCTCTTCACCAAATCGGTTGTCTGCCCAAAAATAGTTGCCGATAAAAGAAAAAGCATACAAATTAAAACAGCCGCTATCTTCATGTTTTACAACTTAAAATTAGTTTACAAAATTACGACTTGTAAAACTGCCAAAATAGAACGGAATTAACATACTTGAAATTAGCTCGCAATCATTTTCCGAAAATGATTAGGACTTATACCACTTTCCGATTTGAAACAACGGTTAAAGTGGCTTTGGTCTGAAAACCCACATTCGTAAGCAATTTCAGTTAAAGAAAGTTGCTTGTTCGATAACAGATTGTACGATTTCTCAATTTTTAATTTCCGGATATACTCCCCCAAATTACAATGGAAATATTTTGAGAAATCCCTTGAAAGATGCACTGGATGAATATCCAGTGTTTTAGACAAATAGTCAAGTGTTAGTTTATCTGAAAATTCATAAAACAAAATTTCTTTCACTTGACGAACCCATATTGGATCTTTATCAAAAGGAATATTCGGGCTCCGAAACATCACTGAAAGAGCTTCTAAAAGCATCGATTGAATCGACAATGAATTGGTATTGTCTTCAATCTTTGTTTCTTTAACTATTTTATAAATCAGCAATTTAACATCAACATTTGAGATTTTCAGACTTCCTTGCAAGCTGTCCATGTTAAAATCCCATTGATCAAACCACGTGTTTTTTAATTCAATTTGGAAGCCTCTGGTGTATCCTTCAGGTTTTATGTTGTAATGTGGCTCTTGCCAGTTGTGAAACAATAGAGTTCCTGCCGAGCAATTGTACACTTCCTTTTTATTGCCTTCGATTACATTTCCCTCCAAAATAAACGTGAAATACGCATTTTCGTGGTAATGCCAATCTACAAAATCAAGCGTATATTCTGTGTCAGTTAAAGTAATTCCATTCAAGTGAATTGTTTGATTCGTCTGCCCATAAAATTCTCCTGTCTGTAGTTGCTTCATCTTTTTGACTTTTAGAATTTTGCCCTTGTTCTACAAAGATGGGATATAACTTGGTATTTATCTGCACTAAAAAACACTATTCCTCTTTCCACGAAGCTGCCAACTGATCAAGCACTCCTGCTTTTTTTGCAATCCCGAGTGTATTGGGAATGTCTTTATAATAGGTGATTTGGGATTCCCCGAAACGGACGAGTGCAATCGAAGATTGAATATAAAACGTTTCTCCAGTGCTGAGAACTCTCCCCTTGGTAAAATATTCGACAATCACTGTTTCATCACTGTGGTAACACTTCGTGACTACTTCTTCGATCCGTATGAGGGTTGTCAAAGAATCTGTTGCAACTTGTTCAAAGTGCTTCTTGATCTCTGGCAATCCTTTGAGAATGATTCCTCCATTTGCCCTAAAAGGGATTTCAAAAGCAGCATTTTCTTCAAAATAGCTGATGAATTTACTAAAGTCACGATCTTGCAATGCTTCAGCAAGTTCGGTAATTATCTGATTTTTTTTGGCCTCTGTCATCTGCTATTCGTTGGTATTTCTCTAAATTACAGAAAGGAGAAATGGAATAGGTCACAAAATGTGTGAAGAATTGGTAAATGAGCGGATTCTCGTAAAAATGACAACCGATTTCTAAATTTTTGATTGGAGAGTTTTTTTGAGGTCTTATCCATAACACGCATAAAAACGAATATATTCCTACTTTCTACAGATATAAAACAAAAATCATCTAATATATATTACACTGTTTTTTCTCAACCTCAGACCTCATTAATCATCTATTTTTGTACGAAAAGAAGAAAAAAAAGAAAGTGTGAATAGTAAATCATAATAACAAACAATATGAAAAAAGTAATCGCAGTGATGATGGTGTTGGGAAGCGTAGCATGCACCAAAGCACAAACCATCGAGTCTGGAAGCCGAAGTACCGTTGGGTATATTAAAAGCGACGGAACCATTGAAAATAGTAGTCATTCTACCGTCGGCTACATCAAAAGCAATGGTACAATAGAAGATAAAAGTCACAGTACAATCGGCTACATTAAAAGTGACGGAACGATCGAAAACAGAAGCCATTCTACTGTAGGCTATGTGAAAAAAGACGGAACTGTTGAGAACAGCAGCCATTCGACATTGGGTTATATCAAAGATGACGGTACCGTTGAAAATTCCAGCCACGGCACTTTAGGCTACGCCAGAGGCATTAAGAAAGAATGGGCGGCAGTGGCGTATTTCTTCTTTAAATTTTAAGAAGACTTTCGAAAGCACGGATTTCACACTCAGTTCTCACGCTCATTACCCAAAAAGAGAAAGAGTCACAGGAGTGTGAGTATGGAGATAAAACAAAAGAGCATGACTTTCGTAATGCTCTTTTGTTTTTGTGGTCCCACTTGGACTAGATTTAAGTTTTATTGGATTTCATTCAATTTCATCAATCCCTTGCTAATATTGCGATTCAAAACGATTTATCATTAGATAATGTTTAATGAGTTTTAATGAAATTCAGTGAGAGATTTGAAAATTCTTATCTAAAATGAAAAAGCCGCAGAACTACTGTTTCGAGGATATCGTTTTTAATTTAGTAGCACACTTGAGGACGAACTAAACATCTTAAACATTTATTCCAACTCTTATGAATTAGTCAAATTTTATATCGTATGACTTTATTATTTCATTTATAGCATGGTCTTTTGGGATTTGCGATTGCTGCCATTCAAGCTTTAATGAATCTTTGTCATAACTTGTACATTTTGCCGTTCCAAAAGAAAACCACCCACCTTTTCCACTTGCGGGATCACTGAACACGATACTTTCTGATGCTTCAATCATATCAAATAATTCATCTACAACCCCTGGCTTAATCGCTATATTCATTGCAGAACCTCTATTTGGAACACTTGGATAATAAATTGCATCTACAGGATCATCTGGGTTGTTGAAAAAATAATCTGCAATCAAAGCACTCATTATATAACCTTGTCTTTTATTAGGGGAAACAGTTTTAGTAAAAGCATCTTCAATAAACTTGGTAACTTCAATAACAACCTCTTTATTATTGGGTTGCATTTGTTTTAAGCACTCCTGGAATGTTTTATAGTCATCCCAAAGTTCCTTATGGTTTTTAATAGCAGATTGATGTGAGAAGCAAATGTTAACGAATTTAAGTTCTCTTTTGGCATTGAATTTCCATTTTGAACTTGTTATCATTTGCCCTGCTTTAGGTTGAACCTCAACCGTTATAGGAAGCATCCCCATACTCCCTGCATAGAATATACAAGTTCCTTTCAAACTTGCTCTATTATAATCTATTTTGTCTGCAATACTTAAAGGCGGATATCTAAGATTTACAAGGCTTTGTAATCTTGAATTATTAGGACTGACATCTTCATTAATTACCAAACGTTCAAATGGTAATTTAAAGGAGTTTATCTTTTGATTCCAGTATGGTACAATTGCAATTAATAGAGAGAAATTTGCTTTCAAGAAATCAATCTCAACAGGTAGCAAATTCTCAGATTTGCTCATGTATTCTCGCAGGACTTTGATTTTGAATAAGTATTCATTTTTTTCAATATCAGAAATATCTGTGTTGTATAAGTCAATAGTTGGCATAGTATTCACCTTTAAATATTGGAATTTATTTAAATCACATTTGGAACGATTTTAGCAAAAAATTAGGAAATTCCTAAATTAAA from Fluviicola taffensis DSM 16823 carries:
- a CDS encoding T9SS type A sorting domain-containing protein, which encodes MKHLLLPLLAISPMTFGQITLTDQNFPGPSETYVFSTLTDPTIDYSTTGANYTWDFSTMVPQDQRNLVTISPSQLSGLSTFLFGSLASINYRATYYNSSTDLPIDQVSTFLPISIEEMNGFTRKTATAVTSVGYELVISGQGLGFRSDTIETRYVLPMTYGDSYESRGFTKLDLNPIYDAKWRQYRHRVSNVDGWGTVKTPFGQFDALRIHHVIDELDSIYMTVQGFSFWVPIPIPKTHEYEWRSTSDKEAVMKIRTNELAGNETVTAIEYRDNFNGLGLKESEATVSVYPNPVVNELHVSVAKMPVSYIIIDASGRIWNKIPATSIHQTIDVSELATGNYSLVVLFADGYTSSKFLK
- a CDS encoding RNA polymerase sigma factor — encoded protein: MQVTKQILVGSAENDRRSQKALYEYCYRQFIRLCLRYYTNHEDARFALNNGFLKIVTGLKNVDLDELNFPAWAKRIIVNTLIDEYRKNKNHNQTIVARETEGELANAAEKVENLGAMELSYQEILDLLKTIPPISAHVFTLYVIDGYNHKEIGDLLEITEGTSKWHLSTARKLLRERIDLMENRHEKRFVV
- a CDS encoding SixA phosphatase family protein, translated to MLTLNLIRHAKTNQVSPTGEDYDRALLDKGVSQANVLGNYIQTHHISLGKVICSSAVRTQQTRSIICQHLSEQCDFAFSRKLYLCSHSEILSVIEQVGKDEKTVTIVGHNEGISDLASHLSGEFVHLRTSEMISFTFPFDSWEYLIGGTGVITFQYRPAVFLPLPIS
- a CDS encoding rhomboid family intramembrane serine protease; this translates as MRTQTKIRRSIASDGSAAEALIYPLLLLLLCWVIWLLETTSGGSSLIEWGIRPRQWSSWKGLFFMPLLHDPSSVKHILNNSLPTYLLLAAVIYYYREIALKVFLISWFGTGFIVWWVAQDNGAYHIGMSGVIYALFGFLFISGFFRRVKALQGISLAIIFLYGSMIWGIFPMEPSISWEGHFGGFTVGVLLAIFYRKKGPVSPKFQYEIEREMGIEPPDLEGIWKRNQEEMEQRILFEQMIREQQELNPGVPFQVIYHINPTTKLEEEEKPQGDTEK
- a CDS encoding serine hydrolase domain-containing protein, whose product is MKIAAVLICMLFLLSATIFGQTTDLVKSDSIVYPVHKANIGRIAFMGKTVPMENFKQSDFLTSVELKEKTDLNIRVFLGNSLTNYLHLLSPELPAEELIKNGNYQFTFLVDNEKVYVENLNVGAGTADSKNQKNLFRVPLISSSNEDSWGRFLWNRFFANGGQEAFTTGEHLLKIEIRPYLKLTEVLTGSVIAQGELKIIVPEIKVDEKLVQIQTIKPLKDWQISTSKIDTGKIEELNRKIATQFYKEITSVVVLKEGKLLLEEYFNGATRKSLHDMRSVGKSFASTLLGIAIKDGYIKSEAQTLNEFYNLKSFQNYSSSKDSVTLKSLLTMSSTFDGSDMNSESLGNEEKMYPTKNWVDFTLNLPIDKTKVADKQWDYFTAGVVVLGDVINKSVPAGLEKYATKNLFQPLGITNYKWEFTPQRVANTAGGLRLRSLDFAKFGQLYKNEGAWNGQQILPEEWVAKSLSHQMKISEGEYYGYLFWNKTYTVNGVGYEVYYSSGNGGNRIFIFKDQPIVIVITATAYNKAYGHKQVEKIMQEYLIPAITKE
- a CDS encoding helix-turn-helix domain-containing protein — protein: MKQLQTGEFYGQTNQTIHLNGITLTDTEYTLDFVDWHYHENAYFTFILEGNVIEGNKKEVYNCSAGTLLFHNWQEPHYNIKPEGYTRGFQIELKNTWFDQWDFNMDSLQGSLKISNVDVKLLIYKIVKETKIEDNTNSLSIQSMLLEALSVMFRSPNIPFDKDPIWVRQVKEILFYEFSDKLTLDYLSKTLDIHPVHLSRDFSKYFHCNLGEYIRKLKIEKSYNLLSNKQLSLTEIAYECGFSDQSHFNRCFKSESGISPNHFRKMIAS
- a CDS encoding nuclear transport factor 2 family protein; protein product: MTEAKKNQIITELAEALQDRDFSKFISYFEENAAFEIPFRANGGIILKGLPEIKKHFEQVATDSLTTLIRIEEVVTKCYHSDETVIVEYFTKGRVLSTGETFYIQSSIALVRFGESQITYYKDIPNTLGIAKKAGVLDQLAASWKEE
- a CDS encoding 5-fold beta-flower protein yields the protein MKKVIAVMMVLGSVACTKAQTIESGSRSTVGYIKSDGTIENSSHSTVGYIKSNGTIEDKSHSTIGYIKSDGTIENRSHSTVGYVKKDGTVENSSHSTLGYIKDDGTVENSSHGTLGYARGIKKEWAAVAYFFFKF